One Lycium barbarum isolate Lr01 chromosome 5, ASM1917538v2, whole genome shotgun sequence genomic window carries:
- the LOC132641040 gene encoding uncharacterized protein LOC132641040 has translation MLRTLRIIHALDTESVELASYRLRDVAVQWYNNWISSRGANAPPPVWQEFTEAFLRHYLPPEIRRARADMFLNLKQGNMSVREYSLRFNSLARYAPAMVADMGDHVHRFVSGLGPHLIKDFLMASLQDGMTIARIQAHAQNLEEQHQLQRGERYSDRGSRKRARPFETRNEYREGQAQQQSRHSGQPAASAAPRFASGRFDRPTYSGPDQSARASGSQYRADFNKTGQPPLRCARCGRPHSGQCYLDTGACFACGRTDHLMRDYPLRNEGDRAQPAGLEIGSSSTVRPPGQTSQAPASRGRGRGGAPSSAGPPHRIYALAGRQDPEPSPDAATGTDAPGDTPPA, from the coding sequence atgctgaggacactgaggataatacatgcattagatacagagtcagtagagttggcttcatatagattgcgggatgtagcggtccagtggtataataattggatatcttcaaggggagcaaatgcacctcccccggtttggcaagagttcacagaagcattcctgcgacattatttaccaccggagattcgacgggctcgagctgatatgtttttgaatctcaaacagggaaatatgagcgtccgtgaatatagtctccgttttaattctttagccaggtatgctccagccatggtggctgatatgggagatcatgtacatcggttcgtgagtgggttggggccacatttaattaAGGACTTCTTGatggcttcactccaggatggaatgactattgctcgtattcaggcccacgcccaaaacctggaggaacaacaCCAGCTACAGAGAGGTGAGCGTTATTCGGATAGGGGTTCCAGGAAAAGGGCCAGACCTTTCGAGACTAGAaatgagtatagagagggacaaGCACAGCAGCAATCCAGGCATTCAGGCCAACCAGCGGCTAGCGCAGCTCCTCGATTTGCGAGtgggagatttgatcgccctacctattcaggaccagatcagagtgccagagcttcagggtcccagtatagagctgattttAACAAGACGGGGCAACCCCCActacgatgtgctcggtgtggcaggccacactctggacagtgttACCTAGATACAGGTGcatgttttgcctgtggtcggactgaccatttgatgcgtgattacCCACTAAGGAATGAGGGAGACAGAGCTCAGCCCGCCGGCTTGGAAATTGGTTCGtcatcgaccgtgcgccctcctggacagacctcccaggctccagcaagccgtggccgaggcagaggaggggcacccagttcagccggtcctccacaccgtatatatgcattggcaggacggcaggatcctgaaccttccccagacgcggctacag